Genomic DNA from Segatella copri:
CGTGATTCCGCTCACCAAGAAGGCTTATATGGCGCTGAAGGCGAACAGAAACCTCGTAGAGAGCATCTCTATCAATACGGATGCAACCTATGGCGACCTCTATCCGCTCAACGCCTATACCGGCTGGACAAGAGATAATTACGGTCCGGTATGGATTCCGAAGAAGGGCGAGAGCATCGCTCTGACGCTGAAGAATCTGCCTGTATACGAGCGCTGCATCAAGGTTTACGAGCGCAACGACCTGAAGGTAGACAACGCTGGCCGCATCTTCATCAATGGCAAGCAGGCGAAGAGCTACACCTTCAAGCTCGACTACTACTGGATGATGGGCGACAACCGCCACAACTCAGCCGACAGCCGCTACTGGGGTTTCGTGCCTGAGGACCACATCGTGGGCAAGCCTATCTTCATCTGGTGGAGCCACAGCCCAGATCATCCGGGCTTCTCAGGCATCCGTTGGAACCGCCTCTTCACTTTTGTAGACAATATTAAGTAAGAAAAAAAAATAAGAATTGAAGACTGCCGGCAAATTCCTAATAGCATTGGTGTTGTCGCTGCTCCTGGCTTGGGCAGTGCGCACCTATGTCTTTACTATCTTCTCGGTGCCTCAGGGCGGGCTTCCGCCCCAGCTGAAGGCAGGCAACCGGGTGATAGTGAACAGGATTGACTACGAAAATTTCGGGCGTGGCGATGTGGTTGTTTTCACCGATACGGTGGTTTACCAGCCCAAGAACCAGCGCCGCAAGCGCGTCTTCGAGTCTCATTTCATAGGCAGGATAGAGAAGCTTCCGGGTGATACGCTGCGCATCGACACCATGCAGTTCGTCATTCCAACCATCTGCTGCAAGCGCTGCGGCTGCAAGGATTGCCGCTTCTATCTCTTGAAGACGCCAACCGGCCAGCAGCTCGTTCATAAGCATCAGATGATAGGCAAAGCCTTTAAGCTGTTCTAGCTCCCTCGCGCTGCCGAAAGCTTGTCCCCCGTCTGCCCCCCGTTCCGAGCGATTCCATCGCTCGTCCCCCTCTTCATCATTAACCCTTCATAACAAAGCAGAAATTGAAAGCCCTTCTTTCTTCCACATATTTCGGCCCCATCCAGTGGTACCAGAAGCTGAACCGCTACGATGAATGCCTGATAGAGCGCCACGAGAGCTTTATCAAGCAAACCTATCGTAACCGTATGATCATCCCTACCACCAACGGCCCCCTCTCGCTCACCATCCCCACCAATCACGACATCTCTCTGTCGATGAAGGACATCCGCATCTCCGACCACGCCAACTGGCGCCACGTGCACTGGAATGCGCTCCTTTCCGCTTATGGCGAGAGCCCTTTCTTCGAGTATTATCAGGACGACATCCGCCCTTTCTACGAGAAGAAATACGAGTTCCTCTTCGATTTCAACATGGAGACTACAGAGAAGATGATAGAACTCCTCGACATCCGTCCCAGGATTTCGGTTACCGAAGAGTACATTCAGCGTGAAGAAATGGGAGCAGAGAATGAAATCAAGGATTTCCGCGATGCGATTCGTCCCAAGAAACCTCTTCCTGACCCCGAATTCGAGTCGAAGCGCTATTACCAGGTTTACGAGCAGAAATACGGTTTTCAGCCCAATATGAGCATCCTTGACCTCCTTTTTAATGAAGGCAACGAGGCGATATTCTTCCTATAAGAGAAGAGTATCGCCTTGTTGTTTTCCCTCCCGTTAACAAAACTTACTCATAGTTTTCTGTCCCGCAACTCATAGTTTTCCGCTCTAAAAAGCCCTTTTTTCTGCATCGCGATGCATTCCCCGTTCCGTCGCGACGCAACATTTCTTCCGTCGCGACGCATGATCCATCCCCCCTCGTGAGTCGTCATTTATGCCCCTTTTCAGCCATCATTTATGCCTCTCTCTAGCCATCATATAAGCCCGTAAAACGGGCTGTAGCAGCGCGTTTGAGTTTTTTCCTGCCAAGGCTCAGCCAGCCATCTTTAACAGGCATCGGGAGAGAACGCATTTCTGATGGAAGAAGGGCGCTCTGAGAGCAAAAGGTTAACAGGTTAACAGTTAACACCCCAAAAATGCATACTTCCATCCACACACTTATATAAAAATAAGTATATATATATTATTATATAATAAGGTACGCGAGGGGGGCCATGCAAAAAACGGCTGTTAACTGTTAACCCTGTTAACCCCCTCGGCTTCTCTGTCCTCTCTTTTAGGAAATTTAAACAAGAATGCTTGGTGGTTTCATCGAAAAACCTTACTTTTGTAACCTGACTGCAAACAAACGTAAAAACAATAATAACAACATAAAATGAAGAATCTCACATTCCATATCGTAGGACTCACCCATAATGACGTGAAAGGCCATGAGGTAGAGTATGCTAAAGAAGCAGAGGGGAGAACCATCTGCCTCGTGCCCGATGACGCCAACACCTTCGACATGCTGGCGGTGAAAGCTTATGACAAACAGCAGCTCATAGGCTATGTTTCAGCCCTGGAAGGCGAGGACGTACGCGCCCTCATCATCGCCCGTAAGGAGCGGAACCTGCGCACCCGCTGCATAGGCTGCAACAGCAAGAACGAGGGCGATAAGGCTGGATTGCAGCTCATGGTGAGGGCGCTCTCTGATGTTTCTGATGAGGAGATGGAGCAGGCGCGCCGCGAAATATATGATGATAAGATTTATGATGACTGGCAATACTCCGGTCCTGTGCTGCCCATCGAACAGCTCACCCGCTTCAGCGACTGCA
This window encodes:
- a CDS encoding WbqC family protein; the encoded protein is MKALLSSTYFGPIQWYQKLNRYDECLIERHESFIKQTYRNRMIIPTTNGPLSLTIPTNHDISLSMKDIRISDHANWRHVHWNALLSAYGESPFFEYYQDDIRPFYEKKYEFLFDFNMETTEKMIELLDIRPRISVTEEYIQREEMGAENEIKDFRDAIRPKKPLPDPEFESKRYYQVYEQKYGFQPNMSILDLLFNEGNEAIFFL
- the lepB gene encoding signal peptidase I, translating into MKTAGKFLIALVLSLLLAWAVRTYVFTIFSVPQGGLPPQLKAGNRVIVNRIDYENFGRGDVVVFTDTVVYQPKNQRRKRVFESHFIGRIEKLPGDTLRIDTMQFVIPTICCKRCGCKDCRFYLLKTPTGQQLVHKHQMIGKAFKLF